AATTCCTGGGCATTCGATTACCGCTGAACTGTATTATCGTTTCCGTGTCACTTCATGGCTGGAATTACAACCCGACCTACAATATTGGCACTCACCAGCAGGGGTAAACCAAACGCAAGATGCGTGGGTAACCGGATTAAAAACAGTTATTACATTCTAAATCGCGGCTGCATTGCCGATAATACGGCTATAACGTGGTGCTTTAACTGGCACCACGTAAGCTGTTACTCTATTCTCCATCGGGTATTATCTTGCAGGGAATCAGCGCGATGTTGAATATGAGAAACAGATTCGATGATAATCACATTTTCGGTGAGAAGAATATTCATGCAGTTTTTGAGCTGAGCTTATTGCTGAAAGCAATATTGGCTATGATGGAAATTATCGCAGGTATTTTAACCTATTTCGTGACACCGAAATTTTTACTGGATATTCTGCATCGCATCACGCAAGTTGAATTTATTGAAGACCGTGGCGATATGGTAGCCAATTATTTACTGCATGCGGCGCAAAATCTCTCTATCAGCAGTCTGCATTTCGCCGCATTTTATCTGCTCATCCACGGCGTGGTTAAGTTGTGGGTCATTATTGGCTTATGGCGCAAAAAACTGGGTTATTATCCGGCGGCAATAACCATATTCAGCTTATTCATTATCTATCAACTCTATCGTTATACCTTTACTCACTCGGTGCTATTGATCCTGATAACTGCACTGGATGCAGTGGTTATCGCACTGACTTTGCTGGAGTATCGAAGATTACGGCATCAGCATAAAGCCCCGAGCAAGCCATACTGAGCAATGAACCAAAAAACCGAGGTGCAATGCCCAGTTAGGTTACTCAGTTAGCAAAAATATGCGCTTGACCAATAATTGTCAGATCAACCATTAAACCGATACTTATACCTTCGCGGCTGATGGTTTTGACGTCTACCGTTTCATTACTTTCAACAAGATATAAGGTAAGTGTTGAGATGAAACCCGCAAAATCAATATTGATAACCTTGGCCATACAATGAGTGGTGTAGTGATGATCAGCTGGCAGTGGGGTAATAGTAATTTGTTCTGGCCGTAACATAATCCGGCTCAAACCATGGCGTTGTTCATCATCAACCCTGACTTTGCCTAGTGCGCAATCAGCCCATCCGGTATCAATATTGGCGGAAAGAATCAATGTTTCGCCAAGGAACGTTGCCGTTGGTTCATCAACCGGCCGCAGATAAAGTTCTTGTGGCGGGCCAACATGCGCCAGTTTACCCGCCCGCATTACCGCGACTTGCGAGGCAAATGATAATGCTTCGGTTTGATCATGCGTCACTAAAATAGAGGCAATATTCGCCTGTGCCAACAGTTCAGCCACCGCTTTACGCGTTGAGGCGCGCAACGCGGTATCCAGCGCTGAAAAAGGTTCGTCCAACAGCATCAATACCGGCCGCTGTGCTAGCGCTCTGGCGAGAGCGACTCGCTGTTGTTGCCCACCCGAAATCTCATGAGGCCAAAGTTGTGATAACCGCCGATCCAATGCGACCATTTCCATCAGCTCATCAACTCGGCGGGCTTTTTCCTGCTTGGTCCCTTTTAGCCCATAACCAATATTGCCCGCAACGGTAAAGTGGGGGAACAGCGCCCCATCTTGCGGCACAAAACCAATCCCTCTTTTGTGCGCTGGCACATGGGTTGAATGGTCGAATACCGGATGGCCTTGCAGGATAACTTTACCGTGATCGGGGGTTTCGAACCCGGCAATAATTCGCAGCAACGTGGTCTTGCCTGAACCGGATGGCCCAACAATCGCGGTGCGACTGCCGGCGGTAACCTGCAAGTTAATTCGATCTAATACGGTAACCGACTGGAAAGACTTACCGATTTGCTGAAGTTCAAGCGTGCTCATAATCCTGCCGTACGTTGCGATTGAGAATAAAGAAGCCAGGTTAGTGGTAGAGACAGTGCCACCATCAACAGTGCATAGGGTGACGCCGCGACATAATCAATTTCACTGGTCAAGGCCCAGAAACCAGTCGCCAGTGTCCGGGTACCGTTCGGGGCCAGTAATAATGTGGCGGTCAACTCATTGGAGATGGCGAGGAACACCAGCGCCGCTCCGGCAGCGGCACCCGGAGCAGCAAGGCGCATAGTGGTGCTCCATACAGCCTGAGTCGGTGTTTTGCCCAAGCTGCGGGCCACGTTTTCCAATTCGACGGGGGCGGTCGCAATGCCTGCCCGTAAACTGATTAAGGCGCGTGGGGTAAACATCAATAAATAAGCTAGCAAAATAGTGAATTCTGTTTGATACAGCGGGCGAGCAACACGGATAGTGATGGTGACCAGCGCCAGCGCGACCACAATACCGGGCAGCGAACTGGTGACATAATTACAGCCTTCCATCGCACGGTGCAAACGCCCTGGATAACGCACCGATAGCCATGCCATGGGGACGACACACAATGTGATAATAACCGCACCGCTCAGTGCTAATGCCAGTGTTTGTTTCAGGGCAGGCAGCAGTTCAGGGTTCAGCCAGACATCAATCCCACCAATATAGAGCCAACGGGCCAGCGTGATAAAGGGCACGCCCAGCGAGAGGGTGGTGAGTACCAATGGCAATAGCAGACACAGCAGTGTGATGGCTGTACTCATTGAATACGCAGTCTGACGCCTGGCACTGCCGGAGCCGACGCGTGCATAGCGGTTGTAGCCACGGCTGGTGGCTTCGATTAACAGTAGCCCCAGGCAACATAACGCCAGAACCCCTGCTAACATATTGGCCGCCGGGCCATTAAACGTGGATTGGAATTGGTCGAAAATAGCGGTGGTAAAAGTATCGAAACGGATCATGGCATACAAGCCATACTCCGCTAATAGATGCAGCGCGATCAGTATCGACCCGCCCCATACTGCTAATTTTAGTTGTGGCAGGACCACGCGAAAGAAGACGACTGTTGGGGGGCTACCCAATGATGCTGCCGCGTCTTCAAGGCCGGGGTCAAGGCGGCGTAATACTGCGGATGCGGGCAGATAAATAAAGGGAAAATAGGCAATCACTGAGATAAACACACCAGCGGCAAGACCATGCATTGATGGCACCAGGCTAATCCATGCATAACTTTGCACAAAAGCAGGTACGGCTAGCGGTGCAATAGCCAATAGCGACCAAATCCGCCTGCCGGGCAGGGCTGTGCGCTCGGTCAACCACGCCAATGCAACGCCAATAATGGCGCAAAGAGGTAAGGTAAAAACCACCAGTAGCGCGGTGTTAATTAGCAACTCGCCCACGCGTGGGCGAAAAACCAATGCTTTGACTGTCGGCCAACCGGTATCAATAGCGATACCAATAACAAACCCTAATGGCAGCAGGGATAGCAGTGACAGCAAAATCGCGATAGCCACAATCCCGAACCCTGGGCGGTGGTTATACTGCCGTTGGGCTGCCTTACTCAGTGAAACCGATACAATATCGGTGCTTATATTGGCCATAATAGTCAAGGCACTCGGCTTGTTAAATGCCCGCCACCATAGCGATGTGACGGGCTAAAAATGTATTCTATCAGCAGGTTGCCCTTATTACAGCAGGCCGGCTTCGGTCATTAACTCAACCACTTTTTTACTGTTGAGTTTAGATGGCTCAACAGTTGGCGCTTGCAGGTCTTTTAGTGGCACCAATTTAGGGTTTGAAGCGGCATCAACACTAACGGCATACTCAAATGCTGTGTTGGTTCGCAAGATATCCTGGCCTGATTTGCTGGTGATCCATTTGACGAATTCTTGCGCTTGTTTCGGGTGTTTACTGGATGCCAGAACACCGCCACCAGAGATACTCACAAATGCGCCAGGATCTTGGTGTTTGAAGTAATGCAGCTTGGTTTTACCGCTGTTCTCACCTGTTTTTGCCTGATCGACAAAACGATAATAGTGATAGATAACCCCACCATCGATTTGGCCCGCATTCACCGCTTTCATCACGGTGCTATTACCTTTGTAGGCAGTGAAGTTGGTTTTCATGGCTTTTAGCCATTCCAACGTCGCTTTTTCGCCTTTCAGTTCCAGCATGGCACTGACAATGGCCTGGAAGTCGGCACCGGAGGGCGAGGCAGCCCAACGGCCTTTCCATTCAGGTTTTGCCAAATCCATAATGGATTTAGGTAATTCGGCTTCGCTAATTTTTTCCGGGTTATAGACAAACACGGTGCTACGAGCTGCAATACCGGTCCAGCGACCATGTTCAGGGCGATATTCTTTCGCAACCTGTGCCTGTGTGGCGGTATCCAGTGGTGAGAACAGTTTAGCGTTATCGACCAGTACCATTGCCGGAGAGTTTTCAGTCAGGAAAACGTCGGCGGGGGATGAGTTGCCCTCCTGAACCAGTTGATTACCTAATTCGCTGTCGCCGCCATTGCGCAGAGTCACTTTGATGCCGGTATCTTTGGTAAAACCGTCCACCCAGGATTTCACCAGATTTTCGTGTTGAGCATTATAAATCACGATACCTTCATCATTTGATGCGGCATTGACGGAGAACGCCAGCATCATTGAGGAAGCCAGTAAAGCGACAGGGCCGAAAGAGGGGAAGCGTAACGTCATAAACTGAGATCCTTTTAAAAGCGCAAAGAAGAAGACGATATTGTCAGGCAACCGCAAAACAGAGCAATTGTATAGAAAGAAATTAACAATGATAGTAAAAATCATTCGCGTTATTTGCTACGAAATGTTTCATTTTCAGCACTATTATTCCTAATTAATAAAGAGTCTTAATATGATCGTGGCCAGTCAATAGATTTACTGTTCTCATCATTTCCTTATGAAGAACCAAGGGGAATACTGTATTTTCCTGTTTGTTCGTGGCAGACAATGACTTAACATAGCTATCACTTTTTTGTATGGTTTATGGGTATTCGATGCGCTACCTGGCTATTATTCTTCCCTTACTTACGTTGCTCTCTGCCTGTAGTAGCAAACCGACACCTCCTGTTGCTGCCGAGCCATCGGCGGGCCTGATACAGAGCGGTTTCTTGCTTGAGCCGCAACATGTGGGGCATTTGCAAAACGGTGATTTTGCTTATAACGCCGACACTGCCCGATTTGTTGACAAAATGGTGCGTGAACACGGTTTTGAGCCTCAACAACTGCATGATGTATTGGCCCAAACTAAAAAACTGGATTTTGTTATCCGCCTGATGGATAAACAAGCGCCATCGGCAGGCCGCCCTTCCGGCCCTAATGGTGCGTGGAACCGCTATCGCAAACAGTTTATTACCCCTGATAATGTGCAAAACGGTGTGAACTTCTGGAATCAGCATCAAGAGGCGTTGCAACGCGCCTATGAGGTTTACGGCGTGCCACCGGAGATTATCGTCGGAATCATTGGGGTTGAGACTCGCTGGGGCCGGGTGATGGGTAAAACGCGCATCATTGATGCCCTGGCAACACTCTCCTTTGCCTATCCACGCCGTGCTGAGTACTTTTCTGGCGAGCTGGAAACCTTCCTGTTGATGGCTCGTGCGGAGGGTAATGATCCGCTCAGCTTGCGGGGGTCTTATGCTGGAGCGATGGGGTACGGCCAATTTATGCCATCGTCATTTAAAAGCTATGCTGTTGATTTTAATGGTAACGGCCACATCAATTTATGGGACCCGGAAGATGCCATCGGCAGTGTTGCCAACTACTTCAAATCCCATGGCTGGACCAAAGATGCGATGGTCGCGGTGCCCGCTAATGGGCAAGCGCCATACCTTGATAATGGCTTTAAGACGAAATACCCTACCTCGACATTATCTGCCGCAGGGCTAAGCCCGTCCGGTTCGTTAGGGGGCTATCAGGAAGCCAGTTTACTGCGCCTGGATGTCGGCACCGGTTATCAGTATTGGTACGGGTTACCCAATTTCTACACGATTACCCGCTACAACCACAGCACCCATTACGCGATGGCGGTATGGCAGCTAGGTGAGGCAGTAGGCAGGGCACGTTCAATACAGTAAATGGTGAGTGAAAGGCGTTGCCGGCGGTTAGCGCTGTTATGGCAAGCAGTAAAAGGGCCACATGTTACGATGCGGCCCTTTCTATTTCTATTAGTGGTTGGTGCTTATTACAACAGGTGTGAAATATCATCTGGATTAACGGATGGCGGCGATTTACGCCAGCCGCGAGTCAGCCACAACAAGTAGATAAAGCCTGCCAATAGCCACAATAAGCCGACTTCAAGCGCCCGTTGCTCAAGGTGAACCCACAGCCACACCGACATGACGAATCCCATCATGGGTAATAGCCCGTACTTAAACATAGCCGCAGTACCGCGGCGTTTCTCATTGATAATAAAATGCTTTATCACACTCAAATTAACAAAGGTGAAGGCACCGAGGGCACCAAAGCTTATCATCGATACCACTAAGTTCAGGTCAAGGAACAGGGCCAGCAGCGAGATGGTGGCAACGAACAAAATGGCCCGCCACGGTGTGTGGAATTTGCGATGCAGATGGAAGAACACTTTGCGTGGTAGTACGCCTTCTCGCCCCATGGCATAGAAAATACGTGACACACTGGTCTGCGCGGTCATTGCGGAGGCATAAACGCCGGTCAAATAAGTGGCCATAAAGAAGTTATA
The sequence above is drawn from the Yersinia intermedia genome and encodes:
- a CDS encoding ABC transporter permease, with the protein product MANISTDIVSVSLSKAAQRQYNHRPGFGIVAIAILLSLLSLLPLGFVIGIAIDTGWPTVKALVFRPRVGELLINTALLVVFTLPLCAIIGVALAWLTERTALPGRRIWSLLAIAPLAVPAFVQSYAWISLVPSMHGLAAGVFISVIAYFPFIYLPASAVLRRLDPGLEDAAASLGSPPTVVFFRVVLPQLKLAVWGGSILIALHLLAEYGLYAMIRFDTFTTAIFDQFQSTFNGPAANMLAGVLALCCLGLLLIEATSRGYNRYARVGSGSARRQTAYSMSTAITLLCLLLPLVLTTLSLGVPFITLARWLYIGGIDVWLNPELLPALKQTLALALSGAVIITLCVVPMAWLSVRYPGRLHRAMEGCNYVTSSLPGIVVALALVTITIRVARPLYQTEFTILLAYLLMFTPRALISLRAGIATAPVELENVARSLGKTPTQAVWSTTMRLAAPGAAAGAALVFLAISNELTATLLLAPNGTRTLATGFWALTSEIDYVAASPYALLMVALSLPLTWLLYSQSQRTAGL
- a CDS encoding iron ABC transporter substrate-binding protein; translation: MTLRFPSFGPVALLASSMMLAFSVNAASNDEGIVIYNAQHENLVKSWVDGFTKDTGIKVTLRNGGDSELGNQLVQEGNSSPADVFLTENSPAMVLVDNAKLFSPLDTATQAQVAKEYRPEHGRWTGIAARSTVFVYNPEKISEAELPKSIMDLAKPEWKGRWAASPSGADFQAIVSAMLELKGEKATLEWLKAMKTNFTAYKGNSTVMKAVNAGQIDGGVIYHYYRFVDQAKTGENSGKTKLHYFKHQDPGAFVSISGGGVLASSKHPKQAQEFVKWITSKSGQDILRTNTAFEYAVSVDAASNPKLVPLKDLQAPTVEPSKLNSKKVVELMTEAGLL
- a CDS encoding DUF2127 domain-containing protein gives rise to the protein MLNMRNRFDDNHIFGEKNIHAVFELSLLLKAILAMMEIIAGILTYFVTPKFLLDILHRITQVEFIEDRGDMVANYLLHAAQNLSISSLHFAAFYLLIHGVVKLWVIIGLWRKKLGYYPAAITIFSLFIIYQLYRYTFTHSVLLILITALDAVVIALTLLEYRRLRHQHKAPSKPY
- the mltB gene encoding lytic murein transglycosylase B codes for the protein MRYLAIILPLLTLLSACSSKPTPPVAAEPSAGLIQSGFLLEPQHVGHLQNGDFAYNADTARFVDKMVREHGFEPQQLHDVLAQTKKLDFVIRLMDKQAPSAGRPSGPNGAWNRYRKQFITPDNVQNGVNFWNQHQEALQRAYEVYGVPPEIIVGIIGVETRWGRVMGKTRIIDALATLSFAYPRRAEYFSGELETFLLMARAEGNDPLSLRGSYAGAMGYGQFMPSSFKSYAVDFNGNGHINLWDPEDAIGSVANYFKSHGWTKDAMVAVPANGQAPYLDNGFKTKYPTSTLSAAGLSPSGSLGGYQEASLLRLDVGTGYQYWYGLPNFYTITRYNHSTHYAMAVWQLGEAVGRARSIQ
- a CDS encoding ABC transporter ATP-binding protein — its product is MSTLELQQIGKSFQSVTVLDRINLQVTAGSRTAIVGPSGSGKTTLLRIIAGFETPDHGKVILQGHPVFDHSTHVPAHKRGIGFVPQDGALFPHFTVAGNIGYGLKGTKQEKARRVDELMEMVALDRRLSQLWPHEISGGQQQRVALARALAQRPVLMLLDEPFSALDTALRASTRKAVAELLAQANIASILVTHDQTEALSFASQVAVMRAGKLAHVGPPQELYLRPVDEPTATFLGETLILSANIDTGWADCALGKVRVDDEQRHGLSRIMLRPEQITITPLPADHHYTTHCMAKVINIDFAGFISTLTLYLVESNETVDVKTISREGISIGLMVDLTIIGQAHIFAN